From one Sparus aurata chromosome 16, fSpaAur1.1, whole genome shotgun sequence genomic stretch:
- the LOC115565908 gene encoding enhancer of rudimentary homolog, producing MSHTILLVQPTKRPEGRTYADYESVNECMEGVCKMYEEHLKRMNPNSPSITYDISQLFDFIDDLADLSCLVYRADTQTYQPYNKDWIKEKIYVLLRRQAQQAAK from the exons atG TCACACACTATCCTGCTGGTGCAGCCCACCAAGAGGCCAGAGGGAAGGACATACGCTGATTATGAATCCGTCAACGAGTGTATGGAAG GTGTGTGTAAGATGTACGAGGAGCATTTAAAGAGGATGAACCCCAACAGCCCGTCGATAACATACGACATCAGCCAGCTGTTTGACTTCATCGATGACCTGGCTGACCTCAGCTGTTTGGT GTATCGCGCGGACACACAGACGTACCAGCCGTACAACAAGGACTGGATCAAAGAGAAGATCTACGTGCTGCTCCGCCGTCAGGCCCAGCAGGCAGCGAAGTGA